A genomic stretch from Pseudomonas alkylphenolica includes:
- a CDS encoding LysR family transcriptional regulator has translation MSDLDDLAAFAVLMDVGSFTQAAQQLGWSKGQLSKRISALEASHSVKLLHRTTRRLSLTAAGAMLLPQAQALVRQMEGARQTLAMLKDELAGPVRITVPVSLGETFFEGLLLEFAVDYPDLQVELELNNGYRDLLAEGFDLAIRTEVQDDARLVARPLLAMQELTCASPAYLQRQGEPHMPAELSAHRCLLNSHYSGREEWLYHHQHELLRVQVAGSFASNHYSLLKKAALLGTGIARLPSYMVHAELADGRLQWLLRDYQTRSVPLFLVHPYQGRMPRRVQVLADYLLRWFKRSSQALQTL, from the coding sequence ATGAGCGACCTGGATGATCTGGCGGCCTTCGCCGTGTTGATGGATGTCGGCAGCTTCACCCAGGCCGCGCAACAACTGGGGTGGAGCAAGGGGCAGCTGTCCAAGCGCATCAGTGCTTTGGAGGCCAGTCATTCGGTAAAGCTGCTGCACCGCACCACGCGGCGTCTGAGTTTGACCGCAGCGGGTGCCATGTTGCTGCCCCAGGCCCAGGCATTGGTGCGGCAAATGGAGGGGGCGCGTCAGACTTTGGCCATGCTCAAGGACGAACTGGCTGGCCCGGTGCGCATCACCGTACCGGTGTCGCTAGGCGAGACCTTCTTCGAAGGCTTGCTGCTGGAGTTCGCCGTCGACTATCCGGATCTGCAGGTGGAACTGGAGCTGAACAATGGCTACCGGGATCTGTTGGCGGAGGGCTTCGATCTGGCGATTCGCACCGAGGTCCAGGACGATGCACGATTGGTTGCGCGCCCGCTGTTGGCCATGCAGGAACTGACCTGCGCCAGCCCTGCCTATCTGCAGCGCCAGGGCGAACCGCACATGCCAGCTGAATTGAGCGCTCATCGCTGTTTGCTCAACAGCCACTACAGTGGGCGGGAAGAATGGTTGTATCACCACCAGCATGAGCTGCTGCGGGTGCAGGTCGCCGGCAGCTTTGCCAGCAATCACTACAGCCTGCTGAAGAAAGCTGCATTGCTCGGCACCGGCATCGCCAGGCTACCTTCCTACATGGTGCATGCGGAGCTTGCCGACGGCCGCTTGCAGTGGTTGCTGCGTGACTACCAGACCCGCAGTGTGCCGTTGTTTCTGGTGCATCCGTATCAGGGCCGGATGCCCAGAAGAGTCCAGGTACTGGCCGACTACCTGCTGCGCTGGTTCAAGCGCAGCAGCCAGGCGTTGCAGACGCTGTAG
- a CDS encoding ABC transporter ATP-binding protein has product MLQFENVSTFYGKIQALHSVNVEIRQGEIVTLIGANGAGKSTLLMTLCGSPQAHSGSIKYLGEELVGQPSSHIMRKSIAVVPEGRRVFARLTVEENLAMGGFFTNKGDYQEQMDKVLQLFPRLKERFSQRGGTMSGGEQQMLAIGRALMSKPKLLLLDEPSLGLAPIIIQQIFDIIEQLRRDGVTVFLVEQNANQALKVADRAYVLENGRVVMQGTGEALLTDPKVRDAYLGG; this is encoded by the coding sequence ATGCTGCAGTTCGAAAACGTTTCCACGTTCTACGGCAAGATCCAGGCGCTGCACAGCGTCAACGTCGAGATCCGCCAGGGCGAGATCGTCACCCTGATCGGCGCCAACGGCGCCGGCAAGTCGACCCTGCTGATGACCCTGTGCGGTTCGCCCCAGGCTCACAGCGGCAGCATCAAGTACCTGGGTGAAGAGCTGGTCGGCCAGCCCTCCTCGCACATCATGCGCAAGAGCATTGCCGTGGTTCCTGAAGGTCGCCGGGTGTTCGCCCGCCTGACCGTGGAAGAGAACCTGGCCATGGGCGGCTTCTTCACCAACAAGGGCGACTATCAGGAGCAGATGGACAAAGTCCTGCAACTGTTCCCACGCTTGAAAGAGCGCTTTAGCCAGCGTGGCGGCACCATGTCCGGTGGCGAGCAGCAAATGCTCGCGATTGGCCGGGCGCTGATGAGCAAGCCCAAGCTACTGTTGCTGGACGAGCCGTCGCTGGGCCTGGCACCGATCATCATCCAGCAGATCTTCGACATCATCGAGCAACTGCGGCGTGATGGCGTGACGGTGTTCCTGGTCGAGCAGAACGCCAACCAGGCCCTGAAAGTCGCCGACCGTGCCTATGTGCTGGAAAACGGCCGGGTGGTGATGCAGGGCACCGGGGAAGCACTGCTGACCGATCCCAAGGTCCGCGACGCCTACCTGGGCGGTTGA
- the livG gene encoding high-affinity branched-chain amino acid ABC transporter ATP-binding protein LivG, which produces MSREILQVSGLSMRFGGLLAVNGVALTVKEKQVVALIGPNGAGKTTVFNCLTGFYKPSDGTILLDGQPIQGLAGHEIARKGVVRTFQNVRLFKEMTALENLLIAQHRHLNTNFLAGLLKTPSFRRSEHEAKEYARYWLEKVNLLEFANRPAGTLAYGQQRRLEIARCMMTRPRIIMLDEPAAGLNPKETEDLKALISLLREEHNVTVLLIEHDMKLVMSISDHIVVINQGTPLADGTPEQIRDNPDVIKAYLGEA; this is translated from the coding sequence ATGAGCCGCGAAATTCTGCAAGTCAGCGGCCTGAGCATGCGCTTCGGCGGCTTGTTGGCGGTCAACGGCGTGGCCCTGACCGTCAAGGAAAAACAGGTCGTGGCGTTGATCGGCCCCAACGGTGCCGGCAAGACTACGGTGTTCAACTGCCTGACCGGCTTCTACAAGCCCAGTGACGGCACTATCTTGCTCGATGGTCAACCGATCCAGGGCCTGGCCGGTCACGAGATCGCCCGCAAGGGCGTGGTGCGGACCTTCCAGAACGTGCGCCTGTTCAAGGAAATGACCGCGCTGGAGAACCTGCTGATCGCCCAGCACCGGCACCTGAATACCAACTTCCTCGCCGGCCTGCTCAAGACCCCGTCCTTCCGCCGCAGTGAACACGAAGCGAAAGAGTACGCACGGTACTGGCTGGAGAAGGTCAACCTGCTCGAGTTCGCCAACCGTCCAGCCGGCACGCTTGCCTACGGCCAGCAACGTCGCCTGGAAATCGCCCGCTGCATGATGACCCGCCCACGGATCATCATGCTCGACGAACCGGCGGCCGGCCTGAACCCGAAAGAGACCGAAGACCTCAAGGCGCTGATCAGCCTGTTGCGCGAAGAGCACAACGTCACGGTGCTGCTGATCGAGCACGACATGAAGCTGGTCATGAGCATCTCCGACCATATCGTCGTGATCAACCAGGGCACTCCCCTGGCCGACGGTACGCCGGAGCAGATCCGCGACAACCCTGATGTGATCAAAGCTTACCTGGGGGAAGCGTAA